A genomic window from Purpureocillium takamizusanense chromosome 2, complete sequence includes:
- a CDS encoding uncharacterized protein (COG:I~EggNog:ENOG50KOG3957~antiSMASH:Cluster_2.1), producing MLYATIGLLGKQFYALEGINAGKVSIDVDKAGLYAATVALVSAKGLGRIQKDGTVARPGKELDRGVISKTSMIQ from the coding sequence ATGCTCTACGCCACGATTGGGCTTCTAGGGAAGCAGTTTTATGCCCTCGAAGGCATTAACGCGGGCAAAGTCTCTATCGATGTAGACAAGGCGGGCCTGTACGCAGCGACAGTCGCACTCGTGTCTGCTAAAGGCCTTGGGCGGATACAGAAAGACGGGACTGTGGCCAGACCAGGGAAAGAACTGGACAGGGGCGTAATCAGCAAGACCTCCATGATTCAGTGA